One window from the genome of Elusimicrobium sp. encodes:
- a CDS encoding GTPase Era, whose protein sequence is MDDKNFKSGFAVLAGLPNAGKSTLLNNLAGGLLSAVTCKPQTTRQNILAIAEGDNYQVVFVDTPGFLKAEYKLQQTMAACVDRAVGEDADLVLFLVDAAADYAQNAKLVEKLKTLYCPIFLILNKTDLVQDDAVLDALEARVKEDLPVRQTFRISAAKGEGTAALKEAVVDALPFSPAYFPAGQWTDRWERFYAAEFIREQIFLLYKKEIPYSTFVEIETFTEDLGPKNYIRANIHVERESQKPIIIGKGGAAIAQLRKSAQKRLEEFLGRKYRLELNVVVSPGWRNSSKMLEKFGYIVKDEK, encoded by the coding sequence ATGGACGATAAAAACTTTAAGAGCGGTTTTGCCGTATTAGCGGGCCTGCCCAACGCGGGTAAGTCCACTTTGTTAAACAATTTGGCCGGTGGTCTTTTGTCCGCCGTTACCTGTAAGCCTCAAACCACACGCCAAAATATTTTGGCCATTGCGGAAGGGGATAATTACCAGGTAGTGTTTGTGGATACCCCCGGGTTCTTAAAAGCGGAGTATAAGTTACAGCAGACCATGGCCGCCTGTGTGGATCGTGCCGTGGGAGAAGATGCCGATTTGGTGCTTTTTCTCGTTGATGCCGCCGCCGATTATGCCCAAAACGCCAAACTGGTAGAAAAATTAAAAACGCTTTATTGTCCTATATTCCTGATTCTTAACAAAACCGATTTGGTGCAAGATGATGCAGTGTTAGATGCGTTGGAAGCCCGCGTGAAAGAGGACTTGCCCGTTCGCCAAACTTTCCGTATTTCGGCCGCCAAAGGGGAGGGAACTGCCGCCTTGAAAGAGGCCGTAGTGGACGCGTTGCCCTTCAGCCCCGCCTATTTCCCCGCCGGTCAATGGACAGACCGTTGGGAACGCTTTTACGCGGCGGAATTTATCCGCGAACAGATTTTCCTTTTATACAAAAAAGAAATTCCTTACAGTACTTTTGTGGAAATTGAAACTTTTACGGAAGATTTAGGCCCCAAAAATTATATTCGGGCCAATATCCATGTGGAGCGCGAAAGCCAAAAACCCATTATTATCGGCAAAGGCGGTGCCGCGATAGCCCAACTTAGAAAGTCTGCCCAAAAGCGCTTGGAAGAGTTTTTGGGCCGCAAATATCGTTTGGAACTCAATGTAGTGGTATCGCCCGGGTGGCGTAACAGCAGTAAAATGCTGGAAAAATTCGGCTACATTGTAAAAGACGAAAAATAA
- a CDS encoding MFS transporter encodes MKKSTRRSMMMIAFANGLLVFGYGLSLPFFTIYLISQRGLSPSWAGLIIALAGLSRCVSSFISGELADSFGRKFIMLWGLALQVIAMFALGMSIEFNAHIGWILTCHVLTTFLGAYFRPVSNAWVTDNTTPKERVEAFGIIRIGLNIGWALGPAVGGFLVSHSYSLAFCLTALLYAVTTLYLSRLIEDKHIPCKTRKPSFVSALLSLKDTRLAKICFFVLLITAVNSQLVVGLSIHCKQYLQMPENYIGWFFTINGLVVVFLQYWATKLMTKIRLTTSMLLGCLLYAVGYGSVGFFDTFVLIGVGVFFAGIGELIVAPGEQTLVSNIASRETRGRYLGMLMVFYNLGSSVGFFSAGLLGTYVAPHYLPGPWLIVGAVAVISGLGFWSMRRDLTPEENGKPAESVSR; translated from the coding sequence ATGAAGAAATCTACCCGTCGCAGTATGATGATGATAGCCTTTGCCAACGGTTTATTGGTGTTTGGTTACGGTCTTTCCCTTCCTTTTTTTACCATTTATCTTATTTCCCAACGCGGCCTTTCCCCTTCCTGGGCGGGTTTGATAATTGCTTTGGCGGGTTTATCTCGTTGTGTATCCAGTTTTATTAGCGGTGAATTGGCCGATTCCTTTGGTCGCAAATTTATCATGTTGTGGGGGTTGGCCCTCCAAGTAATCGCCATGTTTGCGTTGGGAATGTCTATTGAGTTTAATGCGCATATAGGGTGGATTTTAACCTGCCATGTGCTAACCACCTTTTTGGGGGCTTATTTCCGCCCGGTATCCAATGCGTGGGTAACGGATAATACAACCCCGAAAGAAAGAGTAGAGGCTTTCGGCATTATTCGTATCGGGCTCAATATCGGTTGGGCCTTGGGGCCTGCCGTGGGGGGATTTTTGGTAAGCCACTCGTATAGCCTGGCCTTTTGCTTAACGGCTCTGTTGTATGCGGTAACAACCTTGTATTTAAGCCGTTTGATTGAAGATAAACACATCCCCTGTAAAACGCGTAAACCCAGTTTTGTATCGGCTTTATTGTCCCTTAAGGATACGCGCTTGGCCAAAATTTGCTTTTTTGTTTTATTGATTACGGCCGTTAATTCCCAATTGGTGGTAGGGCTTTCTATCCATTGTAAGCAATATCTGCAAATGCCCGAAAATTACATTGGTTGGTTCTTTACCATTAACGGTTTAGTGGTTGTGTTTTTGCAATACTGGGCTACCAAATTGATGACCAAAATAAGACTGACTACTTCCATGCTTTTGGGGTGTTTATTATACGCAGTGGGATATGGTTCGGTCGGGTTTTTCGACACCTTTGTTTTAATCGGGGTGGGGGTGTTTTTTGCAGGGATCGGGGAACTGATTGTGGCTCCGGGCGAGCAAACTTTGGTATCCAATATTGCTTCGCGTGAAACGCGCGGGCGCTATTTGGGTATGTTAATGGTATTTTACAATCTGGGGTCTTCCGTCGGTTTTTTCTCTGCCGGGTTATTGGGGACTTATGTGGCCCCGCATTATTTGCCCGGCCCATGGTTGATTGTAGGGGCGGTGGCGGTCATTTCGGGCTTAGGTTTTTGGTCTATGCGTCGTGACCTTACCCCCGAAGAAAACGGAAAACCCGCAGAGTCTGTTTCCCGTTAA
- a CDS encoding type II secretion system protein — protein MKKGFTLIELLVVVLIIGILTAVALPKYQVAVGKAQAIGIIQRLNSINKAQQLYYLANGAYATEWEDLDIDLQGHTVSHNRNLYFSDNSYCIPMPTGLNSARCYIGSKKVVSYLKLEIYFAPQTFTKNKKIECGALPDEPLAQKICKALILDHSITQSDCGSAVCNYTLEKY, from the coding sequence ATGAAAAAGGGTTTTACTTTGATAGAACTTTTGGTTGTAGTGCTAATTATTGGTATATTGACAGCGGTGGCTCTTCCGAAGTATCAAGTGGCGGTTGGGAAAGCACAGGCTATTGGTATTATTCAGAGGTTAAATTCTATTAATAAAGCCCAGCAACTTTATTATTTGGCTAATGGGGCATATGCAACTGAGTGGGAAGATTTAGATATAGACTTACAGGGACATACTGTTTCTCACAACAGAAATCTATATTTTTCAGATAACAGTTATTGTATTCCAATGCCAACGGGGCTTAATTCGGCTCGGTGTTATATTGGCTCTAAGAAAGTTGTTTCATATCTAAAACTGGAAATTTATTTTGCACCTCAAACATTTACCAAGAATAAAAAAATAGAATGTGGTGCTTTGCCTGATGAACCATTGGCACAAAAAATTTGTAAAGCGTTGATTTTAGATCATAGCATCACCCAATCGGATTGTGGCTCTGCTGTGTGTAATTATACTTTAGAAAAATACTAA
- a CDS encoding aminotransferase class V-fold PLP-dependent enzyme, whose protein sequence is MKIALDPKQLPSVTFACGPSQGLEAVRQTPLHKTFFERSHRAADISTDGLYKQTTDNLRLLLGLPQDYTVIFFPGGATVALDAVVWNLTKDSISGLAFGAFSHLWNEKLATRLGPTVHRSIRTPEEGAFFPKEKPDFNASLVLLTPNETSTGVQIPDEYLENAWNLRGKDTLIAWDTTSCVGGRVLPSNKFDVMVFSLQKCFGAGGGTSVIILSPKAAQRLEETTDYRTVPYILDLKQAAQLAREKVQTVNTPCNTNLYMLNEACNWMNAHGGLNAMEKLCKQHADFLLRWAAKTDYLKPLIEQEAFRSFTTLTLQITDPSLRDTDISAALQATGLPNLADGVKKYKTVLQNSLRIACFPFVDVNGTDEYRKLTDTIDEIVRQLRNR, encoded by the coding sequence ATGAAAATAGCCTTAGACCCCAAGCAATTACCATCCGTTACCTTCGCCTGCGGCCCCAGCCAAGGGTTAGAGGCCGTGCGCCAAACCCCGTTACACAAAACTTTTTTTGAACGAAGCCACCGCGCCGCCGATATTTCTACCGACGGGCTTTATAAACAAACGACCGACAATTTGCGCCTTCTTTTGGGCCTGCCGCAAGATTACACCGTTATCTTCTTCCCCGGCGGAGCAACCGTCGCGTTAGATGCCGTTGTGTGGAACTTAACCAAAGATTCCATTTCAGGGCTTGCCTTCGGGGCCTTTTCCCATTTATGGAACGAAAAACTGGCCACGCGTTTAGGGCCGACGGTACACCGTTCTATCCGCACGCCCGAAGAAGGAGCCTTCTTCCCAAAGGAAAAACCCGATTTCAATGCCAGTTTGGTGCTCCTCACCCCCAACGAAACTTCCACCGGGGTTCAAATACCTGACGAATACTTGGAAAATGCTTGGAACTTACGCGGCAAAGACACCCTGATTGCTTGGGATACCACTTCGTGCGTGGGCGGACGCGTGTTGCCGTCAAACAAATTTGATGTGATGGTTTTTTCCTTGCAAAAATGTTTTGGAGCAGGCGGCGGAACGAGTGTAATTATTCTCAGCCCTAAGGCCGCGCAACGCTTGGAAGAAACAACCGACTATCGCACCGTACCGTACATTTTGGACTTAAAACAAGCCGCCCAATTAGCCCGCGAAAAAGTGCAAACCGTTAACACTCCCTGCAATACCAATTTGTATATGTTAAATGAAGCCTGCAACTGGATGAACGCGCACGGGGGCCTAAACGCCATGGAAAAACTCTGTAAACAACATGCCGATTTTCTGCTCCGTTGGGCCGCGAAAACGGACTATCTGAAACCCTTGATAGAACAAGAGGCCTTCCGCTCTTTTACCACACTTACCTTGCAAATTACCGACCCTTCGTTGCGCGATACCGACATTTCCGCCGCCCTGCAGGCCACCGGTTTACCAAATTTGGCCGACGGCGTGAAAAAATATAAGACCGTTTTGCAAAATTCTCTTCGTATAGCCTGCTTTCCTTTTGTAGATGTAAACGGAACAGATGAATACCGAAAACTGACGGACACGATAGACGAAATTGTGCGGCAACTACGCAACCGTTAA
- a CDS encoding flavin reductase family protein, with protein sequence MKRVNFNFNAERNLEILSKAAFLTTKSGNKINTMVIGWGTTGVMWRLPVFIAMVRKCRFTYELLEKSREFTVTFPYADLPQAVQLCGSKSGRNMDKLALCGLKTLPGQKIDTPVLDVPGMHYECKIVYDRLMGAEKLDKALNELWYNKTPDDYHVFYIAEIVDSYLTD encoded by the coding sequence ATTAAACGAGTCAATTTCAATTTTAATGCGGAACGGAATTTGGAAATTCTTTCCAAGGCTGCGTTTTTAACCACCAAATCCGGTAATAAAATAAACACCATGGTTATCGGTTGGGGTACGACTGGGGTAATGTGGCGTTTACCTGTGTTTATCGCTATGGTGCGTAAGTGTCGTTTTACCTATGAACTTTTGGAAAAATCGCGTGAATTTACGGTTACTTTCCCGTATGCAGACCTGCCCCAAGCCGTGCAACTTTGCGGCAGTAAATCCGGCCGGAATATGGATAAACTGGCCCTTTGCGGACTGAAGACATTACCCGGGCAAAAAATCGATACACCGGTGTTAGATGTGCCGGGTATGCATTATGAGTGCAAAATCGTTTACGACCGTTTAATGGGGGCCGAAAAATTGGATAAAGCCCTCAACGAACTGTGGTATAACAAAACGCCCGACGATTACCACGTCTTTTATATTGCGGAAATCGTGGACAGTTATTTAACCGATTAA
- the folK gene encoding 2-amino-4-hydroxy-6-hydroxymethyldihydropteridine diphosphokinase, with translation MAQAVLALGSNIAPAKENIDRAVKALADLGTVKEVAPYIVSKPEGFPNQPDFVNTVLILSTPYKPLDLLKKLKALETKLGRVPTFKDGPRVIDLDILFYDDQIVFEDDDEYMLFIPHPRLHEREFVLKPLSYILPEYVHPKLQKPVYLLYRALMKKKGTPECRIL, from the coding sequence ATGGCTCAAGCCGTTCTTGCTTTGGGAAGCAACATTGCTCCCGCCAAAGAAAATATAGACCGCGCCGTAAAAGCCCTGGCCGATTTGGGCACCGTTAAAGAGGTGGCCCCCTACATTGTGTCCAAGCCCGAAGGGTTCCCCAACCAACCCGATTTTGTAAATACGGTGCTGATTTTAAGTACGCCGTACAAACCGCTCGATTTACTTAAAAAATTAAAAGCCCTGGAAACCAAACTGGGCCGCGTACCTACTTTTAAGGACGGGCCGCGCGTGATTGACCTGGATATTTTATTTTATGACGACCAAATCGTCTTTGAAGATGATGACGAGTATATGCTCTTTATCCCCCACCCGCGTTTGCACGAGCGGGAATTTGTATTAAAACCCCTTTCTTATATTCTGCCGGAGTATGTGCACCCCAAACTTCAAAAACCCGTTTATTTATTGTATCGGGCTTTAATGAAAAAAAAGGGAACACCCGAGTGTAGAATATTGTAG
- the maf gene encoding septum formation protein Maf, producing MRLILASKSPRRIELLKKLGKEFEIIPSQAPEHTDYKRPSLRVKDLAIKKAFEVSKKYPQAVVIGADTLVYCKGEVIGKPKDKADALRILKKLNASWQTVYTGICIICLAEQKMLYGHDMSKCKARRLSTKELEELAGKHMDKAGAYAVQDKDDRFIEKIVGSRTNVVGFPVEFFEKLFKEFLA from the coding sequence ATGCGTTTGATTTTGGCCTCCAAATCGCCGCGGCGAATTGAATTATTAAAAAAACTTGGCAAAGAGTTTGAAATTATCCCTTCCCAAGCGCCCGAACATACCGATTATAAACGCCCGTCCTTGCGGGTGAAAGACTTGGCGATAAAAAAGGCTTTTGAAGTATCCAAAAAATATCCCCAAGCCGTGGTAATCGGAGCCGATACTTTGGTGTATTGCAAAGGGGAAGTAATCGGCAAACCGAAAGATAAGGCCGATGCTTTGCGTATTTTGAAGAAATTAAACGCTTCCTGGCAAACCGTTTATACGGGTATTTGCATTATTTGTTTGGCCGAACAGAAAATGCTTTACGGGCATGATATGTCCAAATGTAAGGCCCGCCGTCTTTCGACGAAAGAATTGGAGGAATTGGCCGGGAAACACATGGACAAAGCCGGTGCCTATGCCGTGCAGGACAAGGACGACCGATTTATTGAAAAAATCGTCGGCAGCCGCACCAATGTGGTGGGCTTTCCGGTAGAATTTTTTGAAAAATTATTTAAGGAGTTTTTAGCATGA
- a CDS encoding MarR family transcriptional regulator, which produces MKALHPKQTELLEILRTHISDPLTMEELAERLNVSGKSVVFHHIKQLEKKGYLKRNPANPRDYIILKDPERNVIYLKMYGMAKCGPEGTILDGTPTRIVPVDPSMIYFPACKGFMVEAKGNSMESLIAPHDWLIVEQSHQPQNKDVVVCVNNGEVMVKRFTQDGENVILQSENPSYNPIVADRDSFRVEGIVRSIIKRSFNC; this is translated from the coding sequence ATGAAAGCGTTACACCCCAAACAAACCGAATTGTTGGAAATTTTACGCACCCATATTTCCGATCCGCTAACCATGGAAGAACTGGCAGAACGCCTCAATGTAAGCGGAAAAAGTGTGGTTTTTCATCACATTAAACAGTTAGAAAAAAAGGGTTATCTAAAGCGCAACCCGGCCAACCCGCGCGATTACATTATCTTAAAAGACCCGGAAAGAAATGTAATTTATCTTAAAATGTACGGCATGGCCAAATGCGGCCCCGAAGGGACTATTTTGGACGGCACCCCCACCCGTATCGTGCCCGTGGACCCCAGCATGATTTATTTTCCCGCCTGCAAAGGTTTTATGGTGGAAGCCAAGGGCAATTCCATGGAAAGCCTGATTGCTCCGCACGATTGGCTGATTGTAGAGCAAAGCCACCAACCCCAAAATAAAGATGTGGTTGTATGCGTTAACAACGGCGAAGTAATGGTAAAGCGTTTTACGCAGGACGGCGAAAATGTGATTTTACAGTCCGAAAACCCTTCCTATAACCCGATAGTGGCAGACCGCGATTCGTTCCGCGTGGAAGGCATTGTGCGCAGTATTATTAAGCGCAGTTTTAATTGCTAA